A window of Glycine soja cultivar W05 chromosome 13, ASM419377v2, whole genome shotgun sequence genomic DNA:
ACGAGGAAGAGTCTAAAATCCAAGCCTTCAAATTAAACAACGTGTCTTAAGTCAGCAACACGAACGGCAAAGATCGAATtctccaaagaaaagcaaaaGCACTTTCCCCCGCCTTAACCCAAAAAACATTTCTTCTCTCCTCCGTCCCTCCACcccttttcttatttatttatgcgTTTTGTTTGATCACTCAGTGCTCTCAGTCTCACACACGCACTCCTCTAACGGCGGGCGAACGAGATGAATAGGAAAATGCAGAACGAGAAGCAGGACTTGGACTTggtgatttcttcttcttctctggaCGACGATATCGACTTCATTCTCAGCCAGGACCTGTTTTGGTAAACGCCGTTTACACGTTTCGTTTCGTTTCATCTCTCCAAGCTTGTGCCtttctcactcactcactcactttgGTTGGCTTTTTCGCAGCACACCGGATTACCTGACCCCTGATAACAAGTTTCCTGTGAAAGGCTTCGATAGCAACAGTGTCGACTTGGTAAGTGGTAACGTACATATTTCATTTTTACATTTatgttcatatttttatatctttttttttcattttctttttcaggaagaggaagatggccCTTGCCCCAAGTCACCAGAGAAGAAGCCAAGTACTTCAAAAGGCAAGCGATGCCGAATGGGTAAGAATTAGACTAGTTACCGAAACTGTTCCACCCTGAggagtttatttctttttatttttaccttttttcccCGGTGTTTACATTGagtagtttcttttttttaattgaatatccTTAAAAAGTTACTGAAAATCCCTGAGGAGTTGGGTCTGTAGgtgatgaaaaagaaagaaaaagacttGAGTTTTAATCATATTTCTACCATTTTTATCCTGAGGAGTTTACTAAAACAAGTGTTGTTTGCTATTTTGTGAAGTTAAGTAATGCATGAAATTAGCAATATATTTTAATGCTTATCAGTGacctaaatatgttttttatgctTGAAAGTGATTATTTATTTAGGAAATTTGAACTACTCATGTGCTAAATATATTTAACACTTTCTTAGGAAACCTGAGGAGTGTACTTTCACAAGTGTTGTTGTTTGCTACTATTTTGTTAAGTAACGCATGAATATCTATCTAAATTAGCAATATATTTGTAAAATGCTTATTAGTCATCTAAACAGTAAAGTTGTATGCTTGGGAGTTGAgagttattatttcttttaggAAATAATAACGAATTTATTTTAAGCATTCTCTTGTAAAGTAATTGtgttttgagtttaattttgatacactTTACCAAGTATGGctcacaaaataattattaacttcaataattttcaattatatgtcaatttatgcatttttaatcaaattcttTCCTCATGGTTGTCCTAGATGATGCTATCTCAGGAGATACTCTCAGTTCTACCTCCTCTGGTGATAATCAGCCAATTGTGGAACTTGGAAATGACTTTGTTGGAGAGTATATTACTGATAAGCCAAAGGCTCGAAACTATGTGTCTCGTTCTGCAGTTGCATTGCGTTGCAGGGTTATGCCTCCTCCTTGTATTAGAAACCCCTTTTTGAAATGCCTTTCAGAAAAGGAAATCGACCCTTTTGAAAGTCAAAGATCAAAATTTGCAGGTATAGTTAGATGTTTGACTTTGTTGGGTTTATTATTGGACTTGTAAACATTTGAGACATTTTATTACACCCTGAAGGAGTTCTCTATCGCTGACACATGATGCAATTTTCTAactgtatataaatataattgaaaacaaTGCAGGCCTCTTCCCTGCActtgttggtggtggtggtggtggtgattgtCTTTCACGCTACCGCAATGACTTTCATGAGATTGAGGTATTATGTTTGAAGAAGAAATTGAAACTTCCATGCCATGAGTTTTTTTGGATTTGTGTTGACTGGTTGCAGTTCAAAATTTTGGTTTTCACGTGCAACCAACTTTTCTTTGTTATCAGCAAATTGGTATAGGTCACTTCAGCAATGTTTTCAAAGTAATAAAGCGAATAGATGGTTGCTTGTATGCTGTGAAACACAGCACCAGGAAGTTGTGCAAGGAAACAGAAAGGTAGCATCTTCATACCTATGGATGTTATTTCCCCTCGTGTTTGCTTTAGCCACTTACACTGGCCTTTTAACAATATTATAGGGAAAAAGCCTTGATGGAAGTTCAAGCTTTGGCTGCCATAGGTTTCTATATTACATTTTTGTCTCTTGTTTTATTCTATAATGgcttttatataatttcttttagtcTTATTGGCATTCTTGTTTTTCTAGGTTCCCATGAGAACATTGTGGGGTACTATTCTTCATGGTTTGAAAATGAACAACTGTATATTCAGATGGAGCTATGTGATCACAGCTTATCCATAAAAAATTGTCCATCATTAGTCACTGCAGGACATGAAA
This region includes:
- the LOC114382053 gene encoding wee1-like protein kinase, which translates into the protein MNRKMQNEKQDLDLVISSSSLDDDIDFILSQDLFCTPDYLTPDNKFPVKGFDSNSVDLEEEDGPCPKSPEKKPSTSKGKRCRMDDAISGDTLSSTSSGDNQPIVELGNDFVGEYITDKPKARNYVSRSAVALRCRVMPPPCIRNPFLKCLSEKEIDPFESQRSKFAGLFPALVGGGGGGDCLSRYRNDFHEIEQIGIGHFSNVFKVIKRIDGCLYAVKHSTRKLCKETEREKALMEVQALAAIGSHENIVGYYSSWFENEQLYIQMELCDHSLSIKNCPSLVTAGHEIEALYQVASALQFIHKKGIAHLDVKPENIYVKNGVYKLGDFGCATLLDNSLPIEEGDAHYMPQEILNENYDHLDKVDIFSLGASMFELISSSCLPEPESGIQFFNPKEGKVPFLPGVSVQFQNLLTVMMDPDPVKRPSATKLLKRVLEMARN